One window of the Streptomyces sp. TS71-3 genome contains the following:
- a CDS encoding hydroxymethylglutaryl-CoA lyase: MAVPAPGLPTRVRIHEVGARDGLQNESATVPTQVKAEFIRRLAAAGLTTIEATSFVHPKWVPQLADAEQLFPLVGDLPGVDLPVLVPNLRGLERARALGARRLAVFASATESFARANLNRSVDESLEVFAKVVAQAKEAAAQGDSADDTPGAGAGGPTGPSTGTAGTAHVRGYLSMCFGDPWEGPVPVAQVVRVCRALVDMGCDELSLGDTIGVATPGHVRALLTALNDAGVPTEVLGVHFHDTYGQALANTLAALEHGVTTVDASAGGLGGCPYAKSATGNLATEDLVWMLDGLGIETGVDLDRLTATSVWLAQHLGRPSPSRTVRALTGATAVPSART, translated from the coding sequence ATGGCCGTCCCGGCGCCCGGGCTGCCCACCCGGGTGCGGATCCACGAGGTCGGCGCCCGTGACGGCCTGCAGAACGAGAGCGCCACGGTGCCGACGCAGGTGAAGGCCGAGTTCATCCGCCGGCTCGCCGCAGCCGGCCTCACCACCATCGAGGCCACCAGCTTCGTGCACCCCAAGTGGGTGCCCCAGCTCGCCGACGCCGAGCAGCTCTTCCCGCTGGTCGGCGACCTCCCCGGGGTGGACCTGCCGGTGCTGGTGCCCAACCTGCGCGGCCTGGAGCGGGCCCGCGCGCTGGGTGCCCGGCGGCTCGCCGTGTTCGCCAGCGCCACGGAGTCGTTCGCCCGCGCCAACCTCAACCGCTCGGTGGACGAGTCCCTGGAGGTGTTCGCCAAGGTCGTCGCCCAGGCCAAGGAAGCGGCCGCCCAAGGGGACTCCGCCGACGACACCCCGGGCGCCGGCGCCGGCGGACCCACCGGCCCGTCCACCGGCACCGCGGGCACCGCCCACGTCCGCGGCTACCTCTCCATGTGCTTCGGCGACCCGTGGGAGGGCCCCGTCCCCGTGGCCCAGGTGGTCCGGGTCTGCCGGGCCCTGGTGGACATGGGCTGCGACGAGCTGAGCCTCGGCGACACCATCGGCGTGGCCACCCCGGGCCATGTGCGCGCCCTGCTCACCGCGCTGAACGACGCCGGCGTCCCCACCGAGGTGCTGGGCGTGCACTTCCACGACACCTACGGCCAGGCGCTCGCCAACACCCTGGCCGCCCTCGAACACGGCGTCACCACCGTCGACGCCTCGGCGGGCGGCCTCGGCGGCTGCCCCTACGCGAAGAGCGCCACCGGCAACCTCGCCACCGAAGACCTCGTGTGGATGCTGGACGGCCTCGGTATCGAGACCGGCGTCGATCTGGACCGGCTCACCGCCACCAGCGTCTGGCTGGCACAGCACTTGGGGCGGCCCAGCCCGTCCCGCACCGTACGGGCCCTCACCGGGGCAACCGCGGTCCCGTCCGCGCGGACCTAA
- a CDS encoding biotin carboxylase N-terminal domain-containing protein, producing MFDTVLVANRGEIAVRIIRTLRALGIRSVAVYSDADATARHVREADTAVRIGPAPAAESYLSTENLLAAAARSGAQAVHPGYGFLAENAAFARACTEAGLVFIGPPADAIALMGDKIRAKETVRAAGVPVVPGSSGTGLSDAELAEAARETGLPVLLKPSAGGGGKGMRLVRDPALLADEIAAARREALASFGDDTLLVERWIDSPRHIEIQVLADGQGRVIHLGERECSLQRRHQKLIEEAPSVLLDPATRAAMGEAAVQAARSCGYRGAGTVEFIVPGTDPGAYFFMEMNTRLQVEHPVTELVTGLDLVEWQLRIAAGEPLAAEQGDITLTGHAMEARICAETVSVKEGARGFLPSGGTVLALREPSGDGVRTDSGLSEGTEVGSRYDPMLAKVIAYGPDRPTALRRLRAALAGTVTLGVPVNTGFLRRLLAHPAVVAGDLDTGLVERELDALVPLSVPDEVYEAAAAVRLAALQPEADASGWRDPFAVPSGWRLGGTPAPVEFPLKVPGHEPVVHRPGPASGHTVTPDRVMVAVGGIQYTFDRAGDWLGRDGDAWLVEDHDPVAAALAGAARAGADSLTAPMPGTVTVVKAAVGDQVVAGQSLLVVEAMKMEHVISAPGAGTVTELDVTPGSTVAMDQILAVIVPEEDGDPATGGATGSGGPGAAVAPGGGDGDGSSDGDGSGPATNEEAVS from the coding sequence ATGTTCGACACGGTCCTGGTGGCCAACAGAGGCGAGATCGCCGTCCGCATCATCCGCACGCTCCGTGCGCTCGGCATCCGCTCCGTCGCCGTCTACAGCGACGCCGACGCCACCGCACGGCACGTGCGCGAGGCCGACACCGCGGTCCGCATCGGCCCCGCGCCCGCCGCGGAAAGCTACCTGTCGACGGAGAACCTGCTGGCGGCCGCCGCGCGGAGCGGCGCCCAGGCGGTCCACCCCGGCTACGGATTCCTCGCGGAGAACGCCGCCTTCGCGCGCGCGTGCACGGAGGCCGGCCTGGTCTTCATCGGCCCGCCCGCCGACGCCATCGCCCTGATGGGCGACAAGATCCGCGCCAAGGAGACGGTGCGCGCCGCGGGGGTGCCCGTGGTGCCGGGCTCCTCGGGCACCGGGCTCAGCGACGCCGAGCTGGCGGAGGCGGCCCGCGAGACGGGACTGCCGGTGCTGCTGAAGCCGTCCGCGGGAGGCGGCGGCAAGGGCATGCGCCTGGTGCGCGACCCCGCGCTGCTGGCCGACGAGATCGCCGCCGCCCGCCGCGAGGCCCTGGCGTCCTTCGGCGACGACACCCTCCTCGTGGAGCGCTGGATCGACAGCCCCCGGCACATCGAGATCCAGGTCCTCGCGGACGGCCAGGGCCGGGTGATCCACCTGGGCGAGCGCGAGTGCTCCCTCCAGCGCAGGCACCAGAAGCTGATCGAGGAGGCGCCCAGCGTGCTGCTCGATCCGGCGACCCGCGCGGCGATGGGCGAGGCGGCCGTGCAGGCGGCGCGCTCGTGCGGGTACCGCGGCGCGGGCACGGTCGAGTTCATCGTGCCGGGCACCGACCCGGGGGCGTACTTCTTCATGGAGATGAACACCCGCCTCCAGGTGGAGCACCCCGTCACCGAGCTGGTCACCGGCCTGGACCTGGTCGAGTGGCAGCTCAGGATCGCGGCGGGCGAGCCCCTGGCAGCCGAGCAGGGGGACATCACGCTCACCGGGCACGCCATGGAGGCCCGGATCTGCGCCGAGACCGTCTCCGTCAAGGAGGGCGCCCGCGGCTTCCTGCCCTCGGGAGGCACGGTCCTCGCCCTGCGCGAGCCCTCCGGCGACGGCGTGCGCACGGACTCCGGCCTCAGCGAGGGCACCGAGGTCGGCAGCCGGTACGACCCGATGCTGGCGAAGGTGATCGCGTACGGCCCCGACCGCCCGACGGCCCTGCGCCGGCTGCGTGCCGCACTCGCCGGCACCGTGACCCTGGGCGTGCCCGTCAACACCGGCTTCCTGCGCCGGCTGCTCGCGCACCCCGCGGTGGTGGCGGGCGACCTGGACACCGGCCTGGTCGAGCGGGAGCTGGACGCCCTGGTGCCCCTGTCCGTGCCGGACGAGGTGTACGAGGCGGCGGCCGCGGTGCGGCTCGCGGCCCTCCAGCCCGAGGCCGACGCGTCCGGCTGGCGGGACCCGTTCGCGGTGCCGAGCGGCTGGCGGCTCGGCGGGACGCCGGCGCCGGTGGAGTTCCCCCTGAAGGTGCCGGGCCACGAGCCCGTGGTGCACCGTCCAGGACCGGCGAGCGGGCACACCGTCACGCCGGACCGGGTCATGGTCGCGGTCGGCGGGATCCAGTACACGTTCGACCGCGCCGGCGACTGGCTGGGCCGCGACGGCGACGCGTGGCTCGTCGAGGACCATGACCCGGTGGCCGCCGCGCTCGCGGGCGCCGCCCGGGCCGGTGCCGACTCGCTGACCGCCCCCATGCCCGGGACGGTCACGGTCGTCAAGGCCGCCGTCGGCGACCAGGTGGTGGCGGGCCAGAGCCTGCTGGTGGTGGAGGCGATGAAGATGGAGCACGTCATCTCGGCCCCGGGCGCCGGCACGGTCACCGAACTGGACGTCACCCCGGGCAGCACGGTCGCCATGGACCAGATCCTGGCGGTGATCGTCCCCGAGGAGGACGGCGACCCGGCGACGGGCGGCGCCACAGGGTCCGGCGGGCCCGGCGCGGCGGTCGCCCCCGGGGGCGGCGACGGCGACGGATCCAGCGACGGCGACGGGTCCGGCCCGGCGACGAACGAGGAGGCGGTGTCATGA
- a CDS encoding acyl-CoA dehydrogenase family protein has product MDHRLSPEHEELRRTVAEFAHDVVAPKIGDFYERHEFPYEIVREMGRMGLFGLPFPEEYGGMGGDYLALGIVLEELARVDSSVAITLEAGVSLGAMPIHLFGTQEQKRTWLTRLCSGEMLGAFGLTEPDGGSDAGATRTTAVLDEGTDEWVINGTKCFITNSGTDITGLVTVTAVTGRKEDGSPRISSFIVPSGTPGFTVAAPYSKVGWNASDTRELSFADVRVPAANMLGEEGRGYAQFLRILDEGRVAIAALATGLAQGCVDESVKYAQERHAFGRNIGAYQAIQFKIADMEMKAHTARLAWRDAASRLVSGEPFKKEAALAKLYSSTVAVDNARDATQIHGGYGFMNEYPVARMWRDAKILEIGEGTSEVQRMLIARELGLTS; this is encoded by the coding sequence ATTGACCACCGGCTCTCCCCGGAACACGAAGAACTCCGCCGGACCGTGGCCGAGTTCGCCCACGACGTCGTGGCGCCGAAGATCGGCGACTTCTACGAGCGGCACGAGTTCCCGTACGAGATCGTCCGCGAGATGGGCCGCATGGGCCTCTTCGGGCTGCCCTTCCCCGAGGAGTACGGCGGCATGGGCGGCGACTACCTGGCGCTCGGCATCGTCCTGGAGGAGCTGGCCCGGGTGGACTCCTCGGTGGCGATCACCCTGGAGGCGGGGGTCTCCCTGGGCGCGATGCCGATCCACCTGTTCGGCACTCAGGAGCAGAAGCGCACGTGGCTGACGCGGCTGTGCTCCGGCGAGATGCTGGGCGCGTTCGGCCTGACCGAGCCGGACGGCGGCTCCGACGCCGGAGCGACCCGCACGACCGCCGTCCTCGACGAGGGCACCGACGAGTGGGTGATCAACGGCACCAAGTGCTTCATCACCAACTCGGGCACCGACATCACCGGCCTGGTCACGGTCACCGCGGTCACCGGCCGCAAGGAGGACGGCAGCCCGCGGATCTCGTCGTTCATCGTGCCCTCCGGCACGCCCGGCTTCACGGTCGCAGCCCCGTACTCGAAGGTGGGCTGGAACGCCTCGGACACCCGCGAGCTGTCGTTCGCGGACGTGCGCGTGCCGGCGGCGAACATGCTCGGCGAGGAGGGCCGCGGGTACGCGCAGTTCCTGCGCATCCTGGACGAGGGCCGGGTCGCCATCGCGGCGCTGGCCACCGGCCTGGCGCAGGGCTGCGTCGACGAGTCGGTGAAGTACGCCCAGGAGCGGCACGCCTTCGGCCGGAACATCGGCGCCTACCAGGCCATCCAGTTCAAGATCGCCGACATGGAGATGAAGGCCCACACCGCGCGGCTCGCCTGGCGGGACGCGGCGTCCCGGCTGGTCAGCGGCGAGCCGTTCAAGAAGGAGGCGGCGCTCGCCAAGCTGTACTCGTCCACCGTCGCCGTGGACAACGCCCGCGACGCCACGCAGATCCACGGCGGTTACGGCTTCATGAACGAGTATCCGGTCGCCCGGATGTGGCGGGACGCGAAGATCCTGGAGATCGGTGAGGGTACGAGCGAGGTGCAGCGCATGCTGATCGCTCGCGAGCTCGGGCTCACGAGCTGA
- a CDS encoding TetR/AcrR family transcriptional regulator: MTTRTDAPSRRDQILKEAARLFAERGFHGVGVDEIGAAVGISGPGLYRHFAGKDAMLAELLVGISGQLLTGGKRRVADAGGGPHAVLDSLIEGHIDFAIDDRPLITLHDRELDRLRDSDRKLVRQLQRQYVELWVEVVRRAYPRLAEPEARACVHAVFGLLNSTPHLSGPGTLPGRGETAALLHRLARGAFEGAAE, from the coding sequence ATGACCACCAGGACCGACGCGCCCTCCCGGCGCGACCAGATCCTCAAGGAGGCCGCGCGCCTCTTCGCCGAGCGGGGCTTCCACGGCGTAGGCGTCGATGAGATAGGCGCCGCCGTCGGCATCAGCGGTCCGGGTCTCTACCGGCACTTCGCGGGCAAGGACGCCATGCTCGCCGAGCTGCTGGTGGGCATCAGCGGGCAGCTGCTGACAGGCGGCAAGCGCCGGGTGGCCGACGCGGGCGGCGGGCCGCACGCGGTCCTGGACTCGCTCATCGAGGGCCACATCGACTTCGCGATCGACGACCGCCCGCTGATCACCCTGCACGACCGCGAGCTGGACCGGCTCCGGGACAGCGACCGCAAGCTGGTCCGCCAGCTCCAGCGGCAGTACGTCGAGTTGTGGGTGGAGGTGGTCCGCCGGGCGTACCCCCGGCTCGCCGAGCCGGAGGCACGCGCGTGCGTGCACGCCGTCTTCGGACTGCTGAACTCCACCCCGCACCTCAGCGGTCCCGGCACGCTGCCGGGCCGCGGGGAGACGGCCGCGCTGCTGCACCGGCTCGCGCGGGGCGCGTTCGAGGGGGCGGCGGAGTAG
- a CDS encoding acyl-CoA dehydrogenase family protein yields the protein MRRTVYNEDHEAFRDTIRAFVEAEVVPVYDEWLAAGQVPREFYYKLGELGIFGIEVPEEYGGAGEESFKFQAVISEECARAGVSFGGSGVHVALCLPYLKAYATDEQKKRWLPGLVSGETMFAIAMTEPGTGSDLAGMKTTAKLSEDGTHYVLNGAKTFITGGVHADRVIVCARTAPPTEQDRRFGISLLVVDTASEGYAVGRKLDKLGLKTSDTAELSFTDVKVPVEDLLGEENKGFSYLGQNLPQERLGIAAGAYAQAKAAVRFAQQYVEERTVFGKPVAAFQNTKFELAACKAEVDAAEAVVDRALEAHDAGELTAAEAASAKLFCTEVAHRVIDRCLQLHGGYGYMNEYPIARLYADNRVNRIYGGTSEVMKMIIAKDMGL from the coding sequence GTGCGCCGAACCGTCTACAACGAGGACCACGAGGCCTTCCGGGACACCATCCGTGCCTTCGTCGAGGCCGAGGTCGTGCCCGTCTACGACGAGTGGCTGGCGGCGGGCCAGGTCCCGCGCGAGTTCTACTACAAGCTCGGGGAGCTCGGCATCTTCGGCATCGAGGTGCCCGAGGAGTACGGCGGCGCCGGCGAGGAGTCCTTCAAGTTCCAGGCGGTGATCTCCGAGGAGTGCGCCCGTGCGGGCGTCTCGTTCGGCGGCTCCGGCGTCCATGTGGCGCTCTGCCTGCCCTACCTGAAGGCGTACGCCACCGACGAGCAGAAGAAGCGCTGGCTGCCGGGCCTGGTGAGCGGCGAGACGATGTTCGCCATCGCCATGACGGAGCCCGGCACCGGCTCCGACCTGGCCGGCATGAAGACCACCGCGAAGCTCTCCGAGGACGGCACCCACTACGTCCTCAACGGCGCCAAGACCTTCATCACCGGCGGCGTGCACGCCGACCGCGTCATCGTCTGCGCCCGCACCGCGCCGCCGACCGAGCAGGACCGCCGCTTCGGCATCTCGCTGCTCGTCGTCGACACCGCGTCCGAGGGGTACGCGGTCGGCCGCAAGCTCGACAAGCTGGGCCTGAAGACGTCCGACACCGCCGAGCTGTCCTTCACCGACGTGAAGGTGCCCGTCGAGGACCTGCTCGGCGAGGAGAACAAGGGCTTCTCCTACCTCGGCCAGAACCTCCCCCAGGAGCGCCTCGGCATCGCCGCCGGCGCCTACGCCCAGGCGAAGGCCGCCGTCCGGTTCGCCCAGCAGTACGTGGAGGAGCGCACCGTCTTCGGCAAGCCCGTCGCGGCCTTCCAGAACACCAAGTTCGAACTGGCCGCGTGCAAGGCCGAGGTGGACGCCGCGGAAGCCGTCGTCGACCGCGCCCTGGAGGCCCACGACGCCGGTGAGCTGACCGCGGCGGAGGCGGCCAGCGCCAAGCTGTTCTGCACCGAGGTCGCGCACCGCGTCATCGACCGCTGCCTCCAGCTGCACGGCGGCTACGGCTACATGAACGAGTACCCGATCGCCCGGCTGTACGCCGACAACCGTGTCAACCGCATCTACGGCGGCACCAGCGAGGTCATGAAGATGATCATCGCCAAGGACATGGGGCTGTAG
- a CDS encoding carboxyl transferase domain-containing protein: MQQAPVLTSTADPASAAWRANEAAHRALADELRTRLAAAREGGGERARARHVARGKLLPRDRVDALLDAGSPFLELAPLAAEDMYDGAAPAAGVIAGIGRVSGRACVIVANDATVKGGTYYPMTVKKHLRAQEVALENRLPCLYLVDSGGAFLPMQDEVFPDREHFGRIFYNQARMSGAGIPQIAAVLGSCTAGGAYVPAMSDEAVIVRGQGTIFLGGPPLVKAATGEVVTAEELGGGEVHSRVSGVTDHLAEDDAHALRIVRTIVSTLPEPPAFPWKVEPAEEPKVDPFGLYGAVPADSRTPYDVREVIARVVDASRFAEFKAEYGQTLVTGFARIHGHPVGIVANNGILFSESAQKGAHFIELCDQRGIPLLFLQNISGFMVGRDYEAGGIAKHGAKMVTAVACTRVPKLTVVIGGSYGAGNYSMCGRAYGPRFLWMWPNAKISVMGGEQAASVLATVRRDQMEGRGEEWSAEDEASFKAPIREQYETQGNAYYATARLWDDGVIDPLETRQTLALALTACAHAPLPQKAAGFGVFRM; encoded by the coding sequence ATGCAGCAGGCACCGGTGCTCACGAGCACCGCCGATCCGGCCTCGGCGGCCTGGCGGGCCAACGAGGCGGCGCACCGCGCGCTCGCCGACGAGCTGCGCACCCGGCTCGCGGCGGCCCGCGAAGGCGGCGGCGAGCGGGCGAGGGCCCGCCATGTGGCGCGCGGCAAGCTGCTGCCCCGGGACCGCGTGGACGCCCTCCTGGATGCGGGCTCCCCCTTCCTGGAGCTGGCACCGCTGGCGGCCGAGGACATGTACGACGGAGCGGCACCGGCGGCCGGCGTGATCGCCGGCATCGGCCGGGTCTCGGGCCGGGCCTGCGTCATCGTCGCCAACGACGCCACGGTCAAGGGCGGCACCTACTACCCGATGACGGTGAAGAAGCACCTGCGCGCCCAGGAGGTCGCGCTGGAGAACCGGCTGCCCTGCCTGTACCTGGTCGACTCGGGCGGCGCCTTCCTGCCCATGCAGGACGAGGTCTTCCCGGACCGCGAGCACTTCGGCCGCATCTTCTACAACCAGGCCCGGATGTCCGGCGCCGGCATCCCCCAGATCGCCGCCGTCCTCGGCTCCTGCACGGCGGGCGGCGCCTACGTGCCCGCGATGAGCGACGAGGCGGTGATCGTGCGCGGCCAGGGCACCATCTTCCTGGGCGGTCCCCCGCTGGTGAAGGCGGCCACGGGCGAGGTGGTGACGGCCGAGGAGCTGGGCGGCGGCGAGGTGCACTCCCGCGTCTCGGGCGTCACGGACCACCTCGCCGAGGACGACGCCCACGCGCTGCGCATCGTGCGTACGATCGTCTCCACCCTCCCCGAGCCCCCCGCGTTCCCGTGGAAGGTGGAGCCCGCCGAGGAGCCCAAGGTGGACCCGTTCGGGCTGTACGGCGCGGTCCCGGCCGACTCCCGCACGCCCTATGACGTGCGCGAGGTCATCGCGCGCGTGGTGGACGCCTCGCGGTTCGCGGAGTTCAAGGCCGAGTACGGGCAGACCCTGGTGACGGGCTTCGCCAGGATCCACGGCCACCCGGTCGGCATCGTCGCGAACAACGGCATCCTGTTCTCCGAGTCCGCCCAGAAGGGCGCCCACTTCATCGAGCTGTGCGACCAGCGCGGCATCCCCCTGCTCTTCCTCCAGAACATCTCCGGCTTCATGGTCGGCCGCGACTACGAGGCGGGCGGCATCGCCAAGCACGGCGCCAAGATGGTCACGGCCGTGGCGTGCACCAGGGTTCCCAAGCTGACGGTCGTCATAGGCGGTTCGTACGGCGCGGGGAACTACTCGATGTGCGGCCGGGCCTACGGCCCCCGCTTCCTGTGGATGTGGCCCAACGCCAAGATCTCCGTGATGGGCGGCGAGCAGGCCGCCTCGGTGCTGGCCACGGTCCGGCGCGACCAGATGGAGGGCCGCGGCGAGGAGTGGTCCGCCGAGGACGAGGCGTCGTTCAAGGCCCCGATCCGCGAGCAGTACGAGACCCAGGGCAACGCCTACTACGCCACCGCCCGCCTCTGGGACGACGGCGTGATCGACCCGTTGGAAACCCGCCAGACCCTCGCCCTCGCCCTCACGGCCTGCGCCCACGCCCCACTGCCTCAGAAGGCCGCCGGTTTCGGCGTGTTCCGGATGTGA
- a CDS encoding ABC transporter substrate-binding protein translates to MTLDRVPHPSRRGILAAGGALGAGALLAACGSGGSDGETGGKSGAGGPWSFTDDRGTHVKADGRPKNIVAFTGVAAALHDYGIAVKGVFGPTKTKSGGPDVQAGDLDVDKVSILGNEWGQFNLEKYASLAPDLLVSTMFDNSGTLWYVPEESKDKILKLAPSVGISVYDRPMTKPLERLLALAGALGADTGAKKVTDARKSFEDASARLRKTAKARPEIKVLVGSASQDIFYVSGSHLSADLEYFKSLGVNFVEPPESAKKSTGGWYENLSWENVDKYPADLIMIDNRSSALQPATLDTSKPTWRKLPAVAAGQVIPRVTEPIYSYSKCAPILNDLASAIEKAKKVS, encoded by the coding sequence ATGACCCTCGATCGTGTCCCCCATCCCTCCCGTCGCGGGATTCTCGCCGCGGGCGGCGCACTTGGAGCCGGCGCCCTCCTCGCCGCATGCGGCAGCGGCGGGTCGGACGGGGAAACCGGTGGCAAGAGCGGGGCGGGCGGCCCCTGGAGTTTCACCGACGACCGCGGCACCCACGTGAAGGCCGACGGCCGCCCGAAGAACATCGTGGCCTTCACCGGCGTCGCCGCCGCGCTCCACGACTACGGCATAGCGGTCAAGGGCGTCTTCGGGCCCACGAAGACCAAGTCCGGGGGGCCCGACGTGCAGGCCGGCGACCTGGACGTCGACAAGGTGAGCATACTCGGCAACGAGTGGGGCCAGTTCAACCTGGAGAAGTACGCGTCCCTCGCCCCCGACCTGCTCGTCTCCACGATGTTCGACAACTCGGGCACCCTCTGGTACGTCCCCGAGGAGTCCAAGGACAAGATCCTGAAGCTGGCGCCCAGCGTGGGCATCAGCGTCTACGACCGGCCGATGACCAAGCCGCTGGAGCGCCTGCTCGCCCTCGCGGGGGCGCTCGGCGCCGACACCGGCGCGAAGAAGGTGACCGACGCCAGGAAGAGCTTCGAGGACGCCTCGGCCCGGCTGCGCAAGACGGCGAAGGCCAGGCCGGAGATCAAGGTCCTGGTGGGCTCGGCCAGCCAGGACATCTTCTACGTCTCCGGCTCCCACCTCTCCGCCGACCTGGAGTACTTCAAGTCCCTCGGCGTGAACTTCGTGGAGCCGCCGGAGTCGGCGAAGAAGTCGACCGGCGGCTGGTACGAGAACCTCAGCTGGGAGAACGTCGACAAGTACCCCGCCGACCTCATCATGATCGACAACCGTAGCTCGGCGCTCCAGCCCGCGACGCTGGACACCTCCAAGCCGACCTGGCGGAAGCTCCCCGCCGTCGCCGCGGGCCAGGTCATCCCCCGGGTGACCGAGCCCATCTACTCCTACAGCAAATGCGCCCCGATCCTGAACGATCTGGCGTCGGCCATCGAGAAGGCCAAGAAGGTGAGCTGA
- the tesB gene encoding acyl-CoA thioesterase II yields the protein MHPALGSLLDLLDLERIEEDIFRGQSRSAVVPRVFGGQVAAQALVAAGRTVPDDRDAHSLHAYFLRAGDPGAPIVYTVDRIRDGRSFTTRRVVAVQHGQPIFHLSASFQTYEDGLDHQAGMPDAPDPESLPTAQEMLPRYADRFLAPSVVDRMLEARAGVDLRYVDPPPYATVGQQREARSQVWFRTDGKLADDHLLHVCLATYVSDMTLLDSVLLAHGRGGWTTGDVVGASLDHAMWFHRPFRADEWLLYDQQSPSAHGGRGLGQARIYTQDGQLAITVIQEGVMRVPR from the coding sequence ATGCATCCAGCACTCGGTTCCCTGCTCGATCTGCTCGACCTGGAGCGGATCGAGGAGGACATCTTCCGCGGGCAGTCACGGTCCGCCGTCGTCCCGCGGGTCTTCGGCGGGCAGGTCGCCGCGCAGGCCCTGGTGGCCGCCGGCCGGACCGTCCCCGACGACCGCGACGCCCACTCCCTGCACGCCTACTTCCTGCGCGCCGGCGACCCCGGCGCGCCCATCGTCTACACCGTCGACCGGATCCGCGACGGCCGCTCCTTCACCACCCGCCGGGTCGTCGCCGTCCAGCACGGCCAGCCGATCTTCCACCTCTCCGCGTCCTTCCAGACGTACGAGGACGGGCTCGACCACCAGGCCGGCATGCCGGACGCGCCCGACCCCGAGTCACTGCCCACCGCCCAGGAGATGCTGCCGCGGTACGCTGACCGGTTCCTGGCGCCGTCCGTCGTCGACCGGATGCTGGAGGCGCGCGCCGGGGTCGACCTGCGGTACGTGGACCCGCCCCCGTACGCCACGGTGGGCCAGCAGCGCGAGGCGCGCTCCCAGGTGTGGTTCCGCACGGACGGCAAGCTCGCCGACGACCACCTGCTGCACGTCTGCCTCGCCACGTACGTCTCCGACATGACGCTGCTGGACTCGGTCCTGCTGGCGCACGGGCGCGGCGGGTGGACCACCGGCGACGTCGTCGGGGCCTCGCTGGACCACGCGATGTGGTTCCACCGGCCGTTCCGGGCGGACGAGTGGCTGCTGTACGACCAGCAGTCCCCGTCGGCACACGGCGGACGGGGCCTGGGCCAGGCGCGGATCTACACGCAGGACGGGCAGCTCGCGATCACGGTGATCCAGGAAGGGGTCATGCGGGTGCCGCGCTGA
- a CDS encoding phosphatase — MPIPGTPSRAELIEHLVRTRIAGDVATPRENNLSHYRKLANGDRHFWLGLELGERWDDEQDVLAVMAERCGVNDDFEYRFGQDTIDPELTVDALERLAGRLRKAAEDGQRVLFATGHPGGLLDVHRATAAALRAVGCEIMVVPDGLHTAEGMVFQFADVAMLERGATLWHTHSPDPMTAVLDGLERLGRPLPDLVVADHGWAGCAGQRGLDSCGYADCNDPALFIGEAEGTLQVTVPLDDHVTSPRHYDPMKTYLLAAAGLEDVL; from the coding sequence ATGCCGATACCCGGGACACCCAGCCGCGCCGAGCTGATCGAGCACCTCGTGCGCACCCGCATCGCGGGTGACGTCGCCACCCCGCGCGAGAACAACCTCTCCCACTACCGCAAGCTCGCGAACGGCGACCGGCACTTCTGGCTGGGCCTGGAACTGGGCGAGCGCTGGGACGACGAGCAGGACGTGCTCGCCGTGATGGCGGAGCGCTGCGGTGTCAACGACGACTTCGAGTACCGCTTCGGCCAGGACACCATCGACCCGGAGCTGACGGTCGACGCGCTGGAGCGCCTGGCCGGGCGGCTCCGCAAGGCCGCGGAGGACGGGCAGCGCGTGCTGTTCGCGACCGGCCACCCGGGCGGGCTGCTGGACGTGCACCGGGCGACGGCGGCAGCTCTGCGCGCCGTCGGCTGCGAGATCATGGTGGTCCCGGACGGCCTGCACACCGCTGAGGGCATGGTCTTCCAGTTCGCGGACGTCGCGATGCTGGAGCGCGGCGCCACGCTCTGGCACACCCACTCCCCCGACCCCATGACGGCGGTCCTGGACGGCCTGGAGCGCCTCGGCCGCCCGCTGCCCGACCTGGTGGTCGCGGACCACGGCTGGGCGGGCTGCGCGGGCCAGCGGGGCCTGGACTCCTGCGGCTACGCCGACTGCAACGACCCCGCCCTCTTCATCGGCGAGGCGGAGGGCACCCTCCAGGTCACCGTTCCCCTGGACGACCACGTCACCAGCCCGCGCCACTACGACCCCATGAAGACCTACCTGCTGGCCGCGGCGGGGCTGGAGGACGTGCTGTAG